Below is a window of Uloborus diversus isolate 005 chromosome 3, Udiv.v.3.1, whole genome shotgun sequence DNA.
ATCCTTGATCCTCcggatttggatctcggaagctgaaaatttgcataggttagtttcaaagacatctctacacctctgtaaaatttcatcccattcggggatgatcgagcagggacaatttttgaaatttaggtcagttgacgtggaatcactctgcggacaatatagagtcctgaaaacaactttaaacagtagcatggaagataaaaaaaaaaaccggtttgttcttaccttagtcacttattagaaatttaggagataagtcctccgaaataggaatatgataagtgaatcatattttgaaactagagaagacgtttttggaactacttcggaaaaattgggggaattggcctGTCAagaggctgaaaaaaaaaaaaaaaaaaaaaaaaaaaccatgtcctatacatttaattaagacaaaaagtctgttagtactatattctctggtagtttgagatttaagcttctggtttcagtaataaaatggtcaataagttctttgacactttagagagcaagtacaatcttacgtcgaacgaaaattttcaaaatgaacaaaactcCCAACAgctcaaaagaggttgaaaagatattttctaaGAACGGTGCTGCACtgattgggaaaatatcaagtggtgagtgAGGTGTGATGACAGCAGTTGTGtgagtgctagttttttttttttttttttttttttacgtttctcttatactaaaattaaaacattttagaaaataaatcaatttttctataacttattgttatttgtagtgtttattgatcacctgttataaatatttgtaagttacgcattaatttttaaatatgagaacGTGGTCCATTGATAGAAACTTGATGGTCCATctatagcaaccggtagccatgaacgaattacatgctaaaatatttattttaaattttcgttctttattgtgtatatttttcataagagtgaatattattattaaaggagaaacatactgagaaattgttcctataattaaacatgaaatttgagttggatttcctttctaaaaaaaatcaaaaactgttatgtggttcattgacggcaaccttcgcCTAAATTGAGAACACAGTCTAAGTGAGTCCTTAATTTTTTGCATACCTGCTTAATATTTATGTGCTTAAAACCTCGTCTTCTTCTGCATCCTAATATTCTCCAGCCCGCAGAAGCTGAAGAAATTGTACATATTAGCTTGAGTCCTTGAATCTGAAATCGAAATCATGGTTTTTGACTGAGCTCCAAGAAACAAAAGTGGCATTGCGAGCCTCTTTTCAGCGTGCAAAACGTAAGAAATATGTGTGTAGCAGtcgtttttacttttaaaacgcAGATCTTATGAAAATAATTCGTATGTTATAACATATTTTGGTGTAGTTTATGTTGGATTTTTACCTCTTTGCTGACCAATTTCAAAAATAGCATTATGCCAGACCCAACTGCAAATATAGTTAGACTGAGAAAGTGacacaaattgtaaaattttagtaaccagaaaaaagtttgaagCACCAAATTATTTATCTAAGTTTATGGGATAATATAGTGTAACATGACTTctggaagaatatttttctggAAGAACTAGTCACCAGTGTATTTTTTGTAGTTTCTAAGGAGACTTGACACGCAGACTTTGTCTGGCTCTGgttataaagaaaatgtttctaGTTTTGTATTGTATGAAACCAGGTTCCTCAAACTTTTCCGATTCACCAcaccttttgaagaattaaaattttctcacagTACCCTAGTTTAGTTATTATATACATACTATAGCTTCATTGTCCGGCGTTGCGCGgtctacttcaaaaataaaagttgcgtcaaCAACACACGTTCGGaaatcaggtttaaaaaaaaaaaaaaaaaaaggaaattcccGTCAATATGTAAATAAGAGCAAATttctgactcaaaatttaaatctttggTTTAATTTGGTTGACAATTGAACTCTTTGTATTGTTTTAAAATCCCCAAAACTTCATTGATATTTATATATTAGCATGCATCAGGCGTGATCTTTCCACCTTGACATGGCGGTTAGAATGatgattgttttttaaatgaactcgCATGCATGAATTATGTTctgaacattttagaaaaatatttaaatatttagactaaaagtaattttaaaactaacGTACATCAACCTAACGCGAATTTTGCCAATCTATTGTGCTccacaaaagctattaaaactggcaAAAAGCGCAGtcgatactaaaaaaaaagaaagaaactaaatCCAGTATTCTTTtggaatatataaaaaaaattcactcatttTCCCACAAACATAATTACGAAACAGACGAAATTTAATTAGAAagataacttcttttttttttaaattcttcatgcttgttttttattacttttttccacGAAAATATCGTTTGCTACGAATCAAATTCAAttgtatttaatttcaattccGTGACCTGAAACCGAAGACgatactttaaaaatgaagataaacctCGTTCTTGAATATGAAATCAACTTGAAATGAAGAATTAGGGGGTGTTCTAGTTATCCCTCAATCTTCGGGTACAATTCATATTGTGCAGCCTTTTAAGGGctttaaaatgctgcaaaaatcaaacaaatatgaaattttttgatgagatactcGCAAATgaatcattttcaataaaattggaATCAAAATCTTGGAATGCCTTTAGGGGGGGGATGAAAGGTGTCATATATATTCTATTCTGCTCCCGTGACAATGTGTACACAAAATTTCatgatcggttgagtagttaaggCGGGATAGAATTACAAATATACAATCAAACTCCCTTTCACATTTATAATAATATCTAGGATTGTTTTTACCATGGTCATTTAGCGGCACACCTTACCTCTTCCTATGGCACTCACTTTAGGTCTTTGGGAACCACTGGAGAAGATCAAactacaaaaataacttttaaatgtggaaaaaatgtgttcttgaAAACCATTCGAGTCTTCAACAatggaaaaaattgtatttaaaatttgaaaatatttatttttaaatgaaggtgTTCTGAAATAGTGTTCGATTTTCTTTTTCGGGCTTTATtctataaaatatttaacttttttccctttctaCGCGGTTGTTTGAAATCTTTatattaacatatttttgaatagtttaaaaaataaatgtccaAGTATGTGTtctcaatttcattaaaaataaataaataaataaattaattaattaattaattaacggaTGAGGGGATCAATTAAATGATAATTCACATTGGCTAGCTATATTAAAGATTGTGCATATGAGAGGTTTGGGAAATTTCGTTTCACTGTTTAACTTGTGTTGTGCATGTTTGACGTAACGGCATCTGATTCACTTACAGAGTCTTGCTTGTATTCATACGAAACGACAATATAAAAGACTCAAAGCGAAATTGTAATAATCTACCAGAGAAAACGTATAAATTTAAGGAATCATTTCTTACTATTGTTTATGCTTAATGTATTAATTTTAATCGAAAAGCCCtacctatttatttttaaaatgaagttataAGTGTATtagcattaatattaaaaaaaataaataaattaataaagtcCACCACAATaattttagtgatgaaaaaattggtttgaTTTTGGTGATAGaggtaaaaaaagtgaaaatattttactttaataaaataaatacgatcAGCTCTGAATAACGTCTATAATCTcaccgaaaaaaatataaaagcacagcagttctgttttcatttgaaattttgtaaatcactttAAATTGGTTTACACatgaaaattgcaataaaaatagagtctggtgggggaaagtggtcaatggggtaaagtggtcatacgtcaaataaatggctatagcttggaaataaatgttcgaatgagtgtgaaaattttattatagagtagggaaattagaaactacattttgaatacaaaattttacaactggccaaattttgtttagtaaaaaaaatattctgtatgagtatgaaaaattttaaaatctaaatacatcctttaactttcttgggaaattttgtttgttagaatcatgaacagattgactgcacaagaagcttcctacatgtatcaagaactcttactttttagcagttagctgaatctattttagataattttttagaacaatgtcagtaagatggggtaaagtggtcataatattaggcttaacgaatattgttcttctaatgtcacttaatctttaaatatagggcagatataaattaaacattaatttcacttaatatgtattgtttttacagtaaacagggttaaatatacgagtatatgcgtatgcatacgcacatactcgtgtaggcacgtatatagacgtattcacacaAATGCagcaataaatacgtatatgggtatctgcaagactttttttatctatacagatgtATACGTATATGCTCGATTATACTCATATATTATATATACGAGCACTTATATATTCAGGTAGACACATACATACGCGTAAATACTCGAGTAGACAATTaaatacaagcatatgatatacaaataTACaaggtgagtttaaactcttgctCAAATTATAAAAAGGTGCTAGAGGGAGatgataagaagcaagaatcataaggaacatatagtcacaaacacaatgcagacgcgctacatgcacgcaaagccagagactgatggatgcaaaacaaggGTGCAAATTTGCTACACCAAGAtaattttacgcaacattttaggtcttaagaaagttttaacgCTCTTGGtaaaatttgcggcctgcagctgtaatgcatatgcgtcgcaatcacaaagcactcacatcagtcgctgcgcctttgttgcgatgcgtgtgttagagctactacaggctgtaacttttaacaactactctaaatatttcttaaaatttaaaatgttgggtaaaataatctttgtgcaacaaatttgtgacctgttttgcatcgattagtttctggctttgtgtgcatgtagcgcgtccgCGAcaataagttccttatgattctttgcttcttatcctcctctctcacaccccttagatttttgcccaagagcttggattcactatgTACGCAGGCATGTATATTcgcgcatatactcgtgtatacatacatgtactggtgtatataCGTAAATGAACGTATATACGTCCGTataggtatataatcgtgtttactcgtatacatacgtatatactcgtgcttccaaaTATATATACGCGAGTAGACATGTGAAAAACGCACTGGATGTAGCCATGAATTAACTCGAATAttcccgtatatgtatgtatgtacacttatatatgcgtacctttactatacacgtatatactgaggtatgcacgtatatactcgagatacaattGCATGCACGCATATGATACTCGTTTATACGCGTATTTACTcatatatacacgtgacacgtatatactcgtgtagacgcGTATACACTcttgtaggtaatcacgtatacatacTCATATACTCGTGTATGAACGTATATATTTGAGTAGGCTAacgcatgcatgtatctgatgtatacatgtatctactcatatatggaCGTGTTTACTCATTTTTACAGAACACGTATATACTTGTGTATACACATATACTtttgcatatacttgtaactataaaaataaccgaaatttactaatattagggttatttataatggttttgcatctattcttaactatgaccactttaccccatctatgaccactttcccccactccatggggtaaagtggtcataaatacatagggaaaagaaaatgttataaaactacttaaatcaatattttttttcctaaaattcaatgtagcGTGTTCTTTAAAAATGCGAtgtaaaataacagcaaaaaaagttgaagtgtttaaagaatttattgtatttatcatccacctaagttgaaaaccttcgattttatgaccacttgaCCCCGCCAGACCCTACATTAAATATATCCTTTGATTTGAATGTTATCGCATGGGagtcaaaaaaagttgaagtgtttaaagaatttattgtatttatcatccacctaagttgaaaaccttcgattttatgaccacttgaCCCCGCCAGACCCTACATTAAATATATCCTTTGATTTGAATGTTATCGCATGGGAGTCAAAAGAAGTTGTAAATAAACATTATCACAGGCACTTTCTACAAAATTGACTTCGAAAACATTGTTGCACTAATTTCTGGAGATTTATTTTATTCCCGGATTGCATATgctgcatttaaaattattttcaaaagcaaCTTGGGATGCAAACATGCAGCAAGAAACAATCAACATTCGATTAAACCATTAAgttatgaaattaaattatgtataCTATTTAGTTTTAGTAAATCCTCGAGCCTCTTTAATCctcttattcaaattttttgttggTATATTAATCCCTAAGCATAAATTAGGTTCAGAAGTTTGGTCCttatcgaaaataattttttgaaaagttttgcatGGGGAAATGTGGAAGctcatatttttagtaaaatacacTTAACTAATTTATTTGTGACTTAAACGACAAGCTAAGGagctaaaatattaattaaaattctttattatATATAATCTTTACATAATCTTCAAATAAGTCTTTATACATGGAAAACTGTTGAAGTACATAGAAATTAGAGGACAGACATATTAAAGTTGTCATTCAAACATGTATAACAGATGATGTCATGCATTgtgaattattttaaactgcAGAATGTTTCTCTAAATTTCTCTTTCAAACGTTGTTGCAATTAAGTTTATACTAATAAAATATGATTGGAAGAATTTTAGAAGAGGATATAtagttctttatgtttttaaaatatgctttcgttcattattcaaaatagatttctttcaaatcatttttttccataaattaaaatatattcttcTCCTTGATTAAAGATATTAAGTAAGAAGATCTATATGTTCATCGTAATCATCGTGATGGAACGTAATgaaatttttgtaaatgttttctcAAACACAGCTTATTTTTGATTTCAATCTAGGAAAATAGAATAAGCTAAAAGATCACAGTTCTTCCTTTGGAAAATATAGCTGAATTTTTAACTCCTAATGAGTAATGTAGGCAAAAAACAGACTTGAAAACGGAACTCATGGATAAAAGTTCATAAGAGCTAAATGCAAATTATGCACTTGATAATTTATTTTAGTGTTACTTACTGTAATGTAATGAATGAGACAAAGAACATTTGtcacaatttctttatttttataattttagcagttcaatttattaaaaaaaattaaataatgcatcTTGGTGCAGTACTTTCATTTTGAAACAAGAATACAGTGACGATATAACTGACTGCAACAAAGGCgtcattataaaaaattaaatttcttgccATTATCTGCAGGTGCGTAAGTTAAAACACAGATCAACATGCACGTTTCCTCGTAATATGTacataacaagaaaaaaagtgAGACGCTTTCCAACTTGAACACccaatcatacattaaaaaatcattcataggtttatttttatattttaagatcTCTGATCTCTCTCGGAATTCTTCTGCATCTTGGCACTTTGTGAACATAATAGCAATGAATTGAGTAACAGAGTGAGCAAAAACAAACAGCTCCTTCCTTTGTTTGGGACTTGAAATGACTTGGGAAATGAAAAGACTTGTGCTGTAGAGGGGACATTTCTGTAAAAGGATTTCCCACTGTACGGAAACACGTGAAACGAATGACTGTGCTGGCAGCAAAGAGGTGCAAAGTAATATTAACTCGACGGCGATCGGGCAACAAACACACTGTACAATTTTCAATGAATACTGTAATGCTTTTTGACATGCTTCGGTCCCAcgatatggtaataaataagagaATTCTCTGAAAAAGTTTACTACTGTCCTTCTCCCGCTTGCGGGAGACATATCACAGGGATCTGAGCTTGGGTCTCACGAGGGCTTCGGGTCTCCGGCTTCTCTTCTTCTCCTCCACTTTCCTCCTCAATGCTTTGTTGAGGGGAGAGCACTTTTCGGGGTAAATGGGGGCTGCCACTGCTCTCTGTCGACGGCAAAGACCTGTGGTGAAGCCTCATGTGAGTGTGAAGCCGAGCTCCCCTGGTACGATAATATTCAGTGTCACCAATATCAGGCCGTGAAAATTCACGGAAGAGTGCATCAGATTTTTCGTCGATACTATAGTCTCGAAATTGTTGCATCTGCTCAAATCTGAGGCGCCCTGAGCGGAAAAACCGTTGAAAAACAGATGTTTTGCCTCGTGATTCAGCGGTCATTTCAGTTAGCATTTGTTGCTCGCTCCACTGGATATCACTTTCTGTGCAGTGCTTCTTCAAGGCActcttatatttctttttatgcacCTGGGGTTCACTCGGTGGAAGACTTTCGCCTTCTATCGTTACACCTTCAAAAGATACTACTTTGGAAGTTTCAATAGATTTGGTCTTAATAGTATCTGTTCCTTGTGCTACAGTTCCTTGTGCATCCGGATCTTTGAATAATACATCAAGTTCTTCCTCAAATGTTCCTTCCATTGTTGTCATCTGATCTAAGCTATCGCCTTCGAGATTGAACTGTAACTGCTTTCGGCACAGACGAGGAGCTTTCCCATTGCTTTCCATTGATTTATAGCCACTGTCGGCTTTCATCTGCTGTAACCTATTTGTCTGCCCTTCCCCTGTGCTGTCAGTGTTATCAGTTGTCGACTCGAACGATGTAGTAGCACCTTCTGTCCGATCTGTGGATGAACTTTCTATACTATCAAAACTACTTTCAGTTCCAGGTGTTCTCTTCTGTAGCCTTTTTGTCAAAAGACTCTTATAGCAATTTCGGCGTATTTCATGAGAGGGCAGTTGAAGATAATCACTTTCGTCGCACTCATAGCCAGGATCATCACAGGAGACATCCGCATTAGACTCAAAAGACGTTGCACGAGAAGCTAGTACATCTTGCGGATCTGATGCTTCTTCTTCTGGAGGATCATCTTTGATTTCCTGAGTATCACTTAGtttatcttcttcttcttctagaGTTGCCCTCAACTCCCACAACTGTCTCGACTGTTGTTTAAGAATCTCACTTTCTAAACTGCTATTACTGTCATCGGAACTTTCACCTGAAATCATTTCAATGACTTCTTCGCGTATATCCTCTCTGCTGCCAGTGTCATTGTATCGCACCTTACTCCAAATTTTGGCATCTTCTTCATCAACAGGAGAATATCTTTTGAGCAGCGACCTTAAATGTTCTAACTGATGTTGCTCTAAACTAAGTTCCAGTAAACCACCTTCTGTACTGGCTGCTTGTTGAATCTGAGAAGGATCATCTGTCCATCCTTCAGTGGCACCAACAACATCTAGGTTTGACCGAGACTTATCTTTTAAAAGAGCTTCACCTTGGGCAGCTAGTTCCCAAACTTGTTGCCTGCTATAATGATAGTCTTCAAGATCAACAACTCGCGCTAAATCAGCAGGAATTCCATGCAATGAATGGGTGCTTATAACACGCCCATGTTTTTGATTAAGCATATTGGCAGTGCTCCCTGAATCAGGAGATGAATGCGAATGAATGAAAGGGTGGTGACGAATCCCCATTACAGGCTGTGAACTGGAAGAACATACAGATGTTTGATCCCAACTGTGTGGCGGGGGAGGTTTATCATTGCAGCTGCGGTGAACTATTGCTGCAACTCTCGTTACTTCACGCTGGGGTAGCGCAGGTGTCCTTGAATGCTGTTGCCTTTCACCAGAGTGTTGTCTAGGGTCCACAATCGTTTGATCTTCTTCATCAGACAAACAAACAGAAGCCTGCCTTTGTATACCAACTGATGATCTCCGCCTCACAACACTAGTAGGTTCTGGAGGCctggaacaaaataaaatatttaaaaattaaaacacaatcCGTCGTagttcacaaaatattttggtttttaaattagaCTAAAGCTAAGAATAACTATTTCGTTAACCATCCTGGTGGGAGAACTACGCTTGCTCTCAATGTTTAACTCTTGCATGCAACCCGGACATACAGGCACCTGTCGCCAAAAAACCgcaaaaataagttaaataagtCTAAAATGAAGAAaccaaatagttaaaaaaaattaaagtaaggtattgagatgGAGAAATGTGTGCCCGATGGTTTTGGCTGTCCTCTCTAATAACTTTTACCAGAGTAAAGATTTAAACGAATCATTTCCTGATACAAAGATATTGGCCACGAcacttatatttcattttttgattgggaaaatttttcgttgaattttgaacagttcgaaaaattttaacattagcgTCTCCGGGGAAATTTAAGACCTATAAATACAGGATCCGGCATAGCAACCTCCCGTATTTGGAGAGGGCACTGAGTGAGTTGTGGTGGGGATACGGTGGAGGAAGTGGTATCGATAAGTAGCAATATACGCTCTATTTGCAGTAGTAGTAATAGCATGGCACGGTGAACATCTGGTTCCCATTTGACTGACATGATCCTGTTCCAGGtatgaaaaaattatgtttgagtaCCAAATTTTAGTCATATGTACTacaccgaagaaaaaaaaaaccctgccgaCCTTAGACCATTACAACGAGGAAAAATGTGGCACATGTGAGAAAATTCATCGAGGAATCTCCAAAGCGTTTAGTACTTAAACATTCAGTTGCCCTGCGATTGTTTGATAGGAGTTCAAGAAAAATCCAGCACAGTGATCTTCGCAACGAGAATAGTTTTTCTAGCCGAACAGAATCACGTCAACCAAGTTCGAACCGAGTGCGAAATGCTTGTGAATAGTAATCAAAAAGCCACTATTATGAATATACTCCTCTACAACAGATGACGATGCTCACTGGCACCATCCCATTGCTACTATTAAAATGACACGCATAATGCTATCTATCGATACCACTTCCACCACCGTATTCCCACTACAACTCACACAGCATCCTTTCCAGGAACGGGAGGTTGATACGCTGGACCCTGTAGAAAACCTTAATTAAAAAGTGGTTTGCCTCGGACTATtgaactaaaatataaagtttgtTAAACGATTTTTTGGTTGGGCTCCTTCAAAGGtaatttttgaacagttcaaaactttttaacattaacgCCTACGTGAGAAACTTGAACTACTTTATCCCAAAAACCACATACCGAAAtccaagataatttttttttttttttttgcattgaaaaatctagaaaattgcAGAAATCCTCCTGATATTTCTAATTTTATGTATtcgtaaatataaaaataaatgttaaaaaaacagaaagactTTTCCTCGTACACTCAACATATACGTCAATTAGAGATTGCTGTGTgctcatcagtttggaatagtGATTAATAGAGTTGGACACagatgtcatcttattgaagcagAGAGTACCATCAATTTAGCTCAGCGGCGAGAGTCCTCAACCATGATGCGGTTCAATCTGCTGCAGTGAGATGACATCTTCATCCAGCTCGAGTaatcactattccagactgatgagtccataataaggacaaaactgtagtctctggatgtgttaaccgagctgttggtatattgcatgtagctcTGCCTTAACTTTGGCttaaaggcggtaacttactgctcaaTAGGAtcataatttctttcattttctgccaCTAGCGCTCTAAACttctaattaaattttcattattcctCTGGCGAAACTTTGACTTGACTGTAGAACCTTGATTAACTGAAGTGATCGAGACCAAGCCACCTTCGATTGATTAAAAATCCCGcgtcaaatatgaatttaaaagaaCGTGTGAGGAAactaaaaactgaatttgaaaCTCTGGATTTGAAAACCTATGCTGTTTCAAAATAGCTCTTAGAAGTAATCTTTTAAATTACAATTCTGAAATTATAAACAATAAACTTGCTGAATAAATACTATCTTGGAGAGGTATAAAGAGCAGTCAAGGATCTGGAATTGTTTTTTGCACTTTTATCATCAATTGTACcttagctttattgtgcaagattgcttatttggttgcttggtttccgctgaaaataaaacatacctctccccctccccccctccgtCAAAGTTCAACATTCCAATATTGTTAATACACGGAATCTAAAATGGATTTCTTCAGATAGCTTAAACAGGGGcgcccgatgggaggtcacgagagATCattgtgacttcccaaaaattttcttattcggcaaattttggatACAATCTTGCACAACATTGagattcttttttcctttctaaaattgttttattgttttttaatgatgcccAGTGTTCCTTGTTATTAGACGTTATGTATGCATGCATGATATACACTACCTTTCCATTCGTCACTGGACACCCCTCGAAAAGTGAGTAGGAACGTCCATACACGTCATGCATACGTCTAACCACCTATAAAAGGTTGAGAACGGTGTGCCGAGACTCAAAACCGCTATTGTAATTAAAATGAACAAAGGACGTGAACTTCAAGCGGAGGAAAGAGGAATGATTATTGGAGCCCATAAGTTTGAGCATTCAGTCAGAGAGATTAGCGGGGAATTTCAGATACCTCGTACAATCGTGGGTGATGTGATATCAAAATGGAAGAGAGATGGAGTGATAATATTCCAACCCAGACCAAGTAAACCGACTAAATTCACGGGTCGAGACCACCGAAGCCTGAAGCGTGTGGTGATGGCAAATTGCATGGATCCGCTAGAAAACGTGGCAGATCAGTTTCGATCAATCACGTCGAATAAAGCAAAAAGATCGTACGGTTCGTCGGGAAATTGTAAAATTTGGTTTCCATGAACGAGCAGCGGCTCACTAGTCAAATATCACATGTGACTATGTGACCCGTCGATTGGAGTGGTGCAAAGAACGCCGTCACTGGACGCTAGATAAGTGGAAATCCATTCTCTGGAGTGATGAATC
It encodes the following:
- the LOC129218072 gene encoding uncharacterized protein LOC129218072 isoform X4, producing the protein MIPTNRNNPQQIIPQNALTVDKHTTIYVLLAGVAGGLVLAVVVMVCCKVCLRKKKPFTRQHVVFNRSSDRQHSRARKYHSLDSAVSLDIETSCGYPDSSASSRELKEFDPDELLESGLSQSWMQAPDNGTEDFGEDIELQELPKTRASMKGKSAVVPKRDPKREDHSDSSSPERPPEPTSVVRRRSSVGIQRQASVCLSDEEDQTIVDPRQHSGERQQHSRTPALPQREVTRVAAIVHRSCNDKPPPPHSWDQTSVCSSSSQPVMGIRHHPFIHSHSSPDSGSTANMLNQKHGRVISTHSLHGIPADLARVVDLEDYHYSRQQVWELAAQGEALLKDKSRSNLDVVGATEGWTDDPSQIQQAASTEGGLLELSLEQHQLEHLRSLLKRYSPVDEEDAKIWSKVRYNDTGSREDIREEVIEMISGESSDDSNSSLESEILKQQSRQLWELRATLEEEEDKLSDTQEIKDDPPEEEASDPQDVLASRATSFESNADVSCDDPGYECDESDYLQLPSHEIRRNCYKSLLTKRLQKRTPGTESSFDSIESSSTDRTEGATTSFESTTDNTDSTGEGQTNRLQQMKADSGYKSMESNGKAPRLCRKQLQFNLEGDSLDQMTTMEGTFEEELDVLFKDPDAQGTVAQGTDTIKTKSIETSKVVSFEGVTIEGESLPPSEPQVHKKKYKSALKKHCTESDIQWSEQQMLTEMTAESRGKTSVFQRFFRSGRLRFEQMQQFRDYSIDEKSDALFREFSRPDIGDTEYYRTRGARLHTHMRLHHRSLPSTESSGSPHLPRKVLSPQQSIEEESGGEEEKPETRSPRETQAQIPVICLPQAGEGQ
- the LOC129218072 gene encoding uncharacterized protein LOC129218072 isoform X2, producing MACTFLSLVHLLIQWRICSKRNSQKELKEFDPDELLESGLSQSWMQAPDNGTEDFGEDIELQELPKTRASMKGKSAVVPKRDPKREDHSDSSSPERPPEPTSVVRRRSSVGIQRQASVCLSDEEDQTIVDPRQHSGERQQHSRTPALPQREVTRVAAIVHRSCNDKPPPPHSWDQTSVCSSSSQPVMGIRHHPFIHSHSSPDSGSTANMLNQKHGRVISTHSLHGIPADLARVVDLEDYHYSRQQVWELAAQGEALLKDKSRSNLDVVGATEGWTDDPSQIQQAASTEGGLLELSLEQHQLEHLRSLLKRYSPVDEEDAKIWSKVRYNDTGSREDIREEVIEMISGESSDDSNSSLESEILKQQSRQLWELRATLEEEEDKLSDTQEIKDDPPEEEASDPQDVLASRATSFESNADVSCDDPGYECDESDYLQLPSHEIRRNCYKSLLTKRLQKRTPGTESSFDSIESSSTDRTEGATTSFESTTDNTDSTGEGQTNRLQQMKADSGYKSMESNGKAPRLCRKQLQFNLEGDSLDQMTTMEGTFEEELDVLFKDPDAQGTVAQGTDTIKTKSIETSKVVSFEGVTIEGESLPPSEPQVHKKKYKSALKKHCTESDIQWSEQQMLTEMTAESRGKTSVFQRFFRSGRLRFEQMQQFRDYSIDEKSDALFREFSRPDIGDTEYYRTRGARLHTHMRLHHRSLPSTESSGSPHLPRKVLSPQQSIEEESGGEEEKPETRSPRETQAQIPVICLPQAGEGQ
- the LOC129218072 gene encoding uncharacterized protein LOC129218072 isoform X1, yielding MIPTNRNNPQQIIPQNALTVDKHTTIYVLLAGVAGGLVLAVVVMVCCKVCLRKKKPFTRELKEFDPDELLESGLSQSWMQAPDNGTEDFGEDIELQELPKTRASMKGKSAVVPKRDPKREDHSDSSSPERPPEPTSVVRRRSSVGIQRQASVCLSDEEDQTIVDPRQHSGERQQHSRTPALPQREVTRVAAIVHRSCNDKPPPPHSWDQTSVCSSSSQPVMGIRHHPFIHSHSSPDSGSTANMLNQKHGRVISTHSLHGIPADLARVVDLEDYHYSRQQVWELAAQGEALLKDKSRSNLDVVGATEGWTDDPSQIQQAASTEGGLLELSLEQHQLEHLRSLLKRYSPVDEEDAKIWSKVRYNDTGSREDIREEVIEMISGESSDDSNSSLESEILKQQSRQLWELRATLEEEEDKLSDTQEIKDDPPEEEASDPQDVLASRATSFESNADVSCDDPGYECDESDYLQLPSHEIRRNCYKSLLTKRLQKRTPGTESSFDSIESSSTDRTEGATTSFESTTDNTDSTGEGQTNRLQQMKADSGYKSMESNGKAPRLCRKQLQFNLEGDSLDQMTTMEGTFEEELDVLFKDPDAQGTVAQGTDTIKTKSIETSKVVSFEGVTIEGESLPPSEPQVHKKKYKSALKKHCTESDIQWSEQQMLTEMTAESRGKTSVFQRFFRSGRLRFEQMQQFRDYSIDEKSDALFREFSRPDIGDTEYYRTRGARLHTHMRLHHRSLPSTESSGSPHLPRKVLSPQQSIEEESGGEEEKPETRSPRETQAQIPVICLPQAGEGQ